A DNA window from Engystomops pustulosus chromosome 6, aEngPut4.maternal, whole genome shotgun sequence contains the following coding sequences:
- the LDLRAD2 gene encoding low-density lipoprotein receptor class A domain-containing protein 2 isoform X1 — translation MTTTPLSPPSPSNNHSCPGYEETQIQRTKRLRLQTKVTLRGHCSERRKKKLHASNISRLRGHRSCYTPQGGLERYVRMWTLQPLPPLFLLMMMITPTAYSLETDLIIVRLRPFFSPENKPVLTARGEIPGADAAWRQGNKRLEAVNPYRKPGDSSSAVSDETKEEASHGATCMNQCSRQHQEATYVSMVDFCGQTIRADGMIINSHSDSRKYYFVSVGTDCRLTMQAAALKDKVQFQFRFFLVYSLLRMSNVQAPGGAVNGSARASSSQEPTRPPGSHSDPCNAGSYVQFYDGKDHYSEPLGYPLCGKTLPRPVLSTGNYLTLRLVTRGQQPRVDFVGDFTSFRIGFNTSACKSEPYFPCHNGKCIPSSLVCDEQNIDNCGDGSDQATGPPANCVSVSMDKKAGARAPITSTEAPDEAVPPSSATVTDPQLSAVNLTCGSEGNQKLLVPDIIQPQQRSFASFLYLYIILGFVVGVALLFWCCWSPGWFIWRLSVCRFIPCCNSFCASCHLCTRSCILKDKTRPSKVTPQDTAPTVPV, via the exons ATGACCACCACACCCCTCTCACCCCCTTCTCCATCAAACAACCATAGTTGTCCTGGATACGAAGAGACACAAATCCAAAGAACAAAAAGGCTCAGACTTCAGACAAAAGTGACTTTGAGGGGTCATTGTAgcgaaaggaggaaaaaaaaacttcacGCAAGTAACATTTCAAGACTGCGAGGGCATCGCAGCTGTTACACACCCCAAGGAGGTCTGGAGCGGTATGTCAGGATGTGGACGCTACAGCCGCTGCCGCCATTGTTTttattgatgatgatgattacGCCGACAGCCTACTCACTAGAGACAG ATCTCATTATTGTCAGACTCCGGCCATTCTTCTCTCCAGAAAACAAGCCGGTTCTCACAGCGCGGGGAGAGATTCCGGGAGCTGACGCTGCCTGGAGACAAGGCAATAAAAGACTGGAGGCTGTAAATCCTTATAGGAAGCCAGGTGACTCCTCCAGTGCTGTGAGCGATGAGACCAAGGAAGAGGCTTCCCATGGTGCCACCTGCATGAACCAGTGTAGCCGCCAGCATCAAGAGGCCACTTATG tcagtatgGTGGACTTCTGTGGCCAGACAATCCGAGCCGATGGGATGATCATCAATTCACACAGTGACTCCAGAAAGTATTACTTCGTGTCTGTGGGAACGGACTGTCGTCTAACCATGCAAGCCGCAGCCCTGAAGGACAAGGTCCAGTTCCAGTTTCGCTTCTTCCTGGTCTACAGCCTTCTCCGCATGTCAAATGTTCAGGCGCCCGGAGGGGCGGTCAATGGCAGCGCACGTGCTTCATCCTCCCAGGAACCTACAAGACCCCCAGGATCCCACAGTGACCCCTGCAATGCTGGCTCATATGTCCAGTTCTATGATGGGAAAGACCACTATTCAGAACCACTGGGCTATCCGCTTTGTGGCAAGACTCTTCCAAGGCCCGTCCTCTCCACAGGAAACTATCTAACCTTGCGTTTGGTGACCCGCGGGCAGCAGCCAAGAGTTGATTTTGTTGGAGATTTCACCTCATTTCGAATTG GCTTTAACACATCCGCATGCAAGTCGGAGCCATACTTCCCCTGCCACAATGGCAAATGCATCCCGTCCAgcctggtatgtgatgagcagaACATTGATAACTGCGGTGACGGCAGCGATCAGGCCACTGGGCCTCCGGCCAACTGTGTCAGTGTCTCCATGGACAAGAAAGCTGGCGCTAGAG CCCCTATCACTAGCACAGAGGCTCCTGATGAAGCTGTTCCCCCCAGCTCTGCTACTGTAACAGATCCTCAGCTGTCAGCAGTAAATCTCACCTGTGGAAGTGAAGGAAACCAGAAGCTTCTAGTTCCAGACATTATTCAACCTC AGCAGAGATCCTTCGCCTCCTTCCTCTACCTGTACATCATCCTGGGCTTTGTAGTGGGTGTCGCTCTCTTATTCTGGTGCTGCTGGTCGCCTGGATGGTTCATCTGGAGATTGAGCGTCTGTAGATTCATCCCCTGCTGCAACTCCTTCTGCGCCTCCTGTCACCTCTGCACCCGCAGTTGTATCCTAAAGGACAAGACACGACCCAGCAAAGTGACCCCTCAGGACACAGCTCCTACTGTGCCGGTGTGA
- the LDLRAD2 gene encoding low-density lipoprotein receptor class A domain-containing protein 2 isoform X2: MTTTPLSPPSPSNNHSCPGYEETQIQRTKRLRLQTKVTLRGHCSERRKKKLHASNISRLRGHRSCYTPQGGLERYVRMWTLQPLPPLFLLMMMITPTAYSLETVSMVDFCGQTIRADGMIINSHSDSRKYYFVSVGTDCRLTMQAAALKDKVQFQFRFFLVYSLLRMSNVQAPGGAVNGSARASSSQEPTRPPGSHSDPCNAGSYVQFYDGKDHYSEPLGYPLCGKTLPRPVLSTGNYLTLRLVTRGQQPRVDFVGDFTSFRIGFNTSACKSEPYFPCHNGKCIPSSLVCDEQNIDNCGDGSDQATGPPANCVSVSMDKKAGARAPITSTEAPDEAVPPSSATVTDPQLSAVNLTCGSEGNQKLLVPDIIQPQQRSFASFLYLYIILGFVVGVALLFWCCWSPGWFIWRLSVCRFIPCCNSFCASCHLCTRSCILKDKTRPSKVTPQDTAPTVPV, encoded by the exons ATGACCACCACACCCCTCTCACCCCCTTCTCCATCAAACAACCATAGTTGTCCTGGATACGAAGAGACACAAATCCAAAGAACAAAAAGGCTCAGACTTCAGACAAAAGTGACTTTGAGGGGTCATTGTAgcgaaaggaggaaaaaaaaacttcacGCAAGTAACATTTCAAGACTGCGAGGGCATCGCAGCTGTTACACACCCCAAGGAGGTCTGGAGCGGTATGTCAGGATGTGGACGCTACAGCCGCTGCCGCCATTGTTTttattgatgatgatgattacGCCGACAGCCTACTCACTAGAGACAG tcagtatgGTGGACTTCTGTGGCCAGACAATCCGAGCCGATGGGATGATCATCAATTCACACAGTGACTCCAGAAAGTATTACTTCGTGTCTGTGGGAACGGACTGTCGTCTAACCATGCAAGCCGCAGCCCTGAAGGACAAGGTCCAGTTCCAGTTTCGCTTCTTCCTGGTCTACAGCCTTCTCCGCATGTCAAATGTTCAGGCGCCCGGAGGGGCGGTCAATGGCAGCGCACGTGCTTCATCCTCCCAGGAACCTACAAGACCCCCAGGATCCCACAGTGACCCCTGCAATGCTGGCTCATATGTCCAGTTCTATGATGGGAAAGACCACTATTCAGAACCACTGGGCTATCCGCTTTGTGGCAAGACTCTTCCAAGGCCCGTCCTCTCCACAGGAAACTATCTAACCTTGCGTTTGGTGACCCGCGGGCAGCAGCCAAGAGTTGATTTTGTTGGAGATTTCACCTCATTTCGAATTG GCTTTAACACATCCGCATGCAAGTCGGAGCCATACTTCCCCTGCCACAATGGCAAATGCATCCCGTCCAgcctggtatgtgatgagcagaACATTGATAACTGCGGTGACGGCAGCGATCAGGCCACTGGGCCTCCGGCCAACTGTGTCAGTGTCTCCATGGACAAGAAAGCTGGCGCTAGAG CCCCTATCACTAGCACAGAGGCTCCTGATGAAGCTGTTCCCCCCAGCTCTGCTACTGTAACAGATCCTCAGCTGTCAGCAGTAAATCTCACCTGTGGAAGTGAAGGAAACCAGAAGCTTCTAGTTCCAGACATTATTCAACCTC AGCAGAGATCCTTCGCCTCCTTCCTCTACCTGTACATCATCCTGGGCTTTGTAGTGGGTGTCGCTCTCTTATTCTGGTGCTGCTGGTCGCCTGGATGGTTCATCTGGAGATTGAGCGTCTGTAGATTCATCCCCTGCTGCAACTCCTTCTGCGCCTCCTGTCACCTCTGCACCCGCAGTTGTATCCTAAAGGACAAGACACGACCCAGCAAAGTGACCCCTCAGGACACAGCTCCTACTGTGCCGGTGTGA